The Algoriphagus sanaruensis genome window below encodes:
- a CDS encoding universal stress protein, which translates to MKILVPIDFSPNSIHAFEFALALAQREKSEIQLIYVIEHIYDFAAQSALALESHWGEAEQKIKDLKEKYASSEVLISYQIEEGTPSISISKFAHESDVNLIVMGTKGAHGMKKWLIGSTAANTIKESTKPVLVIPENSNLTHIQKITLALEFEDHEPQYIDWIVGKCDQWHLGLDFLHIQVANDFKEELSVMGLEKYISKKFPTMPVKIHTFFAETPSDGLELYMEEHEESILMVCHKQRSLWSDLLENSESLHLAYSAPIPILVMV; encoded by the coding sequence ATGAAAATCCTGGTTCCAATAGATTTTTCTCCCAATTCAATTCACGCCTTTGAATTTGCCCTTGCCCTAGCCCAACGGGAAAAAAGCGAAATCCAGTTGATTTATGTAATAGAGCATATCTACGACTTCGCGGCTCAGTCAGCCTTGGCTTTGGAATCTCATTGGGGGGAAGCAGAACAAAAAATCAAAGATCTCAAAGAAAAATACGCTTCTTCTGAAGTCCTCATTTCTTATCAGATTGAAGAAGGAACCCCCTCGATTTCAATCTCAAAATTTGCACATGAATCTGACGTAAACTTGATTGTGATGGGGACTAAAGGTGCTCATGGCATGAAAAAATGGCTCATCGGTTCGACAGCTGCGAATACGATCAAAGAATCCACCAAACCTGTTTTAGTAATTCCCGAAAACTCAAATCTTACACATATTCAAAAAATCACTTTAGCGCTAGAATTTGAAGATCATGAACCTCAATACATCGATTGGATCGTTGGAAAATGCGACCAATGGCATTTGGGTCTTGACTTTTTACACATTCAAGTAGCGAATGATTTTAAAGAAGAATTGTCCGTAATGGGATTGGAAAAATATATTTCTAAAAAATTTCCAACCATGCCCGTGAAAATTCACACCTTCTTTGCAGAAACTCCTAGCGATGGATTGGAGCTTTACATGGAGGAGCATGAAGAATCCATTCTGATGGTTTGCCACAAACAGCGAAGCTTATGGAGTGACTTACTGGAAAATAGTGAATCCCTTCACTTGGCCTATTCTGCGCCTATCCCCATTTTGGTGATGGTTTGA